One window from the genome of Carnobacteriaceae bacterium zg-84 encodes:
- a CDS encoding site-specific integrase → MTIKKQINGTYTVDVSGGYNSVTGKQKRIVRKGIRTKQEAINIEQHLRIVELHENRYGKSVQIDPLYHLLKKEDMINNRKLSYITTQENNYNRHIFPYFKNTDIKKITYDDIYDFREHLKKKSHRQFKDRTLNNNSINKIMILLKKILDIGVKKGYYQSNPMTLLKKLPTTKSSIQYWTLEEFLHFKSLFQEDEYNMELFFTLLYFTGMRLGEALALKWSDINFQNATITINKTVYRQNGKNIIGTTKTKTSDRIISINSKLLNELKNWKDKQSEILKDYINNSSDLQCIQSNLLEIGKNSIEKIYKKVLTRDTNIKRIRIHDFRHSHASLLINQGEDYHIVKERLGHASIATTIDTYSHLYPSKQKSLADKLDLLY, encoded by the coding sequence ATGACAATAAAAAAACAAATAAATGGAACATATACCGTAGATGTAAGCGGAGGATACAACTCTGTAACTGGTAAACAAAAAAGAATTGTCCGTAAAGGAATACGAACCAAACAAGAAGCTATCAATATCGAACAACATCTACGTATTGTTGAATTACACGAAAACAGATACGGAAAATCCGTACAAATCGACCCACTTTATCACTTACTAAAAAAGGAGGATATGATAAATAATAGAAAACTAAGCTATATCACAACTCAAGAAAATAATTATAATCGTCATATATTCCCCTATTTTAAAAATACCGATATTAAAAAAATTACTTATGACGATATATACGATTTTAGAGAGCATCTTAAAAAGAAATCTCATCGGCAATTTAAAGATAGAACATTAAATAATAATAGTATCAATAAAATCATGATACTATTAAAAAAGATTTTAGATATTGGTGTTAAAAAAGGATATTACCAATCCAATCCTATGACACTTTTAAAAAAGCTTCCAACAACTAAATCCTCTATCCAATATTGGACACTAGAAGAATTTCTCCATTTCAAATCTCTTTTTCAAGAAGATGAATACAATATGGAATTATTCTTCACACTTCTTTATTTTACAGGTATGAGATTAGGAGAAGCTCTTGCACTTAAATGGTCAGATATTAACTTTCAAAATGCAACAATCACAATAAATAAAACCGTTTATCGACAAAATGGAAAAAATATTATTGGAACAACAAAAACAAAAACTTCAGATCGTATTATTTCTATCAATTCTAAATTACTTAATGAGTTAAAGAACTGGAAAGACAAGCAATCAGAAATTTTAAAAGACTATATAAACAATTCATCTGACCTACAATGTATTCAATCTAATCTTTTAGAAATCGGTAAAAATAGTATTGAAAAAATATATAAAAAAGTTCTAACTCGCGATACAAATATTAAACGTATTCGTATTCATGATTTTAGACACTCTCATGCTTCTTTACTTATCAATCAAGGGGAAGATTATCATATCGTAAAAGAACGACTAGGTCACGCATCTATTGCGACTACGATTGATACCTATTCACATTTATATCCAAGTAAGCAAAAAAGCCTAGCTGATAAGCTAGACCTTTTGTACTAA
- a CDS encoding DUF3173 family protein — translation MNYITITKDELIHLGYTPTTAKKIIRQGKQLLVEKGFSLYNNKRVGTIPIKVAETILGYEIKKEN, via the coding sequence ATGAATTATATTACCATTACCAAAGACGAACTTATTCATTTAGGATACACTCCTACAACTGCAAAAAAAATTATTCGACAAGGAAAACAACTACTTGTCGAAAAAGGTTTTTCTTTGTACAATAACAAACGAGTGGGAACTATTCCAATTAAAGTTGCTGAAACTATTCTTGGATACGAAATCAAAAAAGAAAACTAA
- a CDS encoding replication protein: MTKQTETETKEPRVRSVMYTQQIRLLKDKDWKRETKRIVNAVEPKYWASILHDKDVDDDGKPVEPHLHLMLYFSHARSPKSIAWEIDEKEGLRKNAKTERLEFFKNPNNGYSYLVHRTTNASDKYQYPLEDVFSNFDFTEKIEQITKNVTRKAQMKDSELINELLDLLYDGDITLKEVENILTGSQYAKAASRIKTVMLKRQEVLLESYIKEMTNNQLHKEIIYIYGKSGTGKTRLATNYANKTFHTYFTTGSSKDPFQDYQNEPIVIIDELRPETFSYDDLLKILDPYNFNVMVPVRFFDKALSAKMIFITSPYSPYELYSEILTKKKGNPRIDSFEQLERRIGLTLYIDKHYIYSSTFEPRTKTYIPIQDKKQKNPFYENPIYVHDEQKLFDKIIEPMKTKNV, from the coding sequence ATGACTAAACAAACAGAAACTGAAACAAAAGAACCCCGTGTACGCTCTGTCATGTATACACAACAAATTCGTTTACTAAAAGACAAAGATTGGAAACGTGAAACAAAACGAATTGTAAATGCTGTTGAACCAAAATATTGGGCATCTATCTTACACGATAAAGATGTAGATGACGACGGAAAGCCTGTTGAACCTCATTTACACCTCATGCTCTATTTCTCACATGCAAGAAGTCCTAAAAGTATTGCTTGGGAAATTGATGAAAAAGAGGGACTACGAAAAAATGCTAAAACCGAAAGATTAGAATTTTTCAAAAACCCAAACAATGGATATAGTTATCTCGTACATCGAACAACAAATGCTTCAGATAAATACCAGTATCCCTTAGAAGATGTTTTTAGTAATTTTGATTTCACTGAAAAAATTGAACAAATTACCAAAAATGTTACTCGTAAAGCTCAAATGAAAGACAGTGAACTAATCAATGAATTATTAGACCTCTTATATGACGGAGATATAACTCTTAAAGAAGTAGAAAATATTTTGACAGGTAGTCAATATGCTAAAGCAGCTAGTCGTATAAAAACCGTTATGTTAAAACGACAAGAAGTTCTTTTAGAGTCTTATATCAAAGAAATGACAAATAATCAACTTCATAAAGAAATTATTTATATTTACGGAAAATCCGGAACAGGTAAAACTAGATTAGCTACTAACTATGCAAACAAAACATTTCACACCTACTTTACAACAGGTTCAAGTAAAGACCCTTTTCAAGACTATCAAAATGAACCCATTGTTATTATTGACGAACTGCGCCCTGAAACATTTAGCTATGATGACCTACTAAAAATTTTAGACCCGTATAATTTTAATGTTATGGTTCCTGTTCGTTTTTTTGATAAAGCACTTAGTGCAAAAATGATTTTTATTACCAGTCCTTATTCTCCTTATGAATTATATTCTGAAATCCTTACTAAGAAAAAAGGGAACCCTCGTATTGATAGCTTTGAACAACTAGAGAGGCGTATTGGATTAACCCTATACATTGATAAACATTATATTTATTCATCTACCTTTGAACCTAGAACAAAAACATATATTCCCATTCAAGATAAAAAACAAAAAAATCCATTTTATGAAAACCCTATCTATGTACATGATGAACAAAAACTATTCGATAAAATTATCGAACCTATGAAAACCAAAAATGTATAA